A genomic segment from Bombus affinis isolate iyBomAffi1 chromosome 13, iyBomAffi1.2, whole genome shotgun sequence encodes:
- the LOC126923516 gene encoding inositol hexakisphosphate and diphosphoinositol-pentakisphosphate kinase isoform X1: protein MSYTELEHGYQGLRSASRPIFYVGDLNTVQPTLVGPVASSIYRSSKRAELSDGCSNDDGCMGGSDLEGEGKQVLVGICAMAKKSQSKPMKEILTRLEEFEYIKIVVFPEEVILKESVEDWPIVDCLISFHSKGFPLDKAINYANLRNPFIINNLPMQYDIQDRRRVYAILESEGIEIPRYAVLDRDSSDPKHHELVESEDHVEVNGVTFNKPFVEKPVSAEDHNIYIYYPTSAGGGSQRLFRKIGSRSSVYSPESRVRKTGSYIYEDFMPTDGTDVKVYTVGPDYAHAEARKSPALDGKVERDSEGKEIRYPVILSNAEKLISRKVCLAFKQTVCGFDLLRANGQSFVCDVNGFSFVKNSNKYYDDCAKILGNMILRELAPTLHIPWSVPFQLDDPPIVPTTFGKMMELRCVVAVIRHGDRTPKQKMKVEVRHPKFFEIFAKYDGYKHGHIKLKRPKQLQEILDTARSLLAEIQHRAAGPELEEKQGKLEQLKSVLEMYGHFSGINRKVQMKYQPRGRPRGSSSDDDRLGEPSLVLILKWGGELTPAGRIQAEELGRIFRCMYPGGQGRHLSEEDSEMLPNHGDYAGAQGLGLLRLHSTFRHDLKIYASDEGRVQMTAAAFAKGLLALEGELTPILVQMVKSANTNGLLDNDCDSSKYQNMVKTRLHELLQQDREFTCEDREQINPGNALSINAAMDFVKNPVRCCQHVHTLIQKLMDIVRIKKDDPKTKDAILYHGETWELMGRRWGKIEKDFCTKNKRFDISKIPDIYDCIKYDLQHNNHTLQFEHAEELYIYSKYLADIVIPQEYGLTVQEKLTIGQGICTPLLKKIRADLQRNIEETGEETVNRLNPRYSHGVSSPGRHVRTRLYFTSESHVHSLLTVLRYGGLLDVMKDEQWRRAMEYVSMVSELNYMSQIVVMLYEDPTKDPSSEERFHVELHFSPGVNCCVQKNLPPGPGFRPHSRNESSHNVGESGGSAQDTISQCSTRIEEEDVEMGILEDDFMNPPLQSETPPRTMETDTVDAMIDSPTTSRGVDMMDLHPNMMDEPFDSGFLQSSAPIPISARTVAGHEAARLGSQLAASQRQRRDAERGTIVEPRARSYDHQRQDKPEKAADKLQYQSLDAVNKEEKHVTEQRYLERSGQVLLNVPTEKFSLPHSFSSPEFPVPSIKTSTLRSTPLVTLHTSPLISPNSRSSDVTDIVLPIPTIRSSFFNIDLEQSYDFNPPTQSKKYGRSHSETILPGIERSGELIDSSKPPPSNPWLKRSFFSLSLHERTPKTVTSAGRIKLDKCSRSLSPYVPKCLCYNCNVSELILRSRDLPPVERFNFDIYFARSLSHKFFNCSCYSSLQDVPSRFPRSVSFNDSYGCHRGITGLDHPDLPFVYLKNRPLVFPERQSAAPYLESKVDHCVIHKHQSRGHDRSEWMLFKEKEKWRFDKNIMRRKLNSDSVIGNTRVPFRKLSCPNVRPGDFSCVDSVCSDENGEVTDCSKMYRCWSCPNVNFQWHDSLVHIPNHSSMLYHMSPAHDNDVHDDHEIPRKYYYRSKSPREPFSRLQPQRSFSSPDTRPSIIQPDPTCTARRHRHSISGQMSYFKLLGYNVNKKLTGSANSLFSTAVISGSSSAPNLKDMVPPHASAVAAIEGFGGVPPIRPLETLHNALSLRQLDSFLEMMTSAPLFRTPASSPPKYPSPGGSTHESVNQNINIGGVSREYHSSDLEAVRYRKKLSKPSLDADIDSLLRYITPTPIQYKPSNDGESCDIRNQLSPTSPNSTGWSSEPQSFLSSEPSSPAPTSTGECSMSISLISNDGAQSFNVGPKFSTTPCLDVDFNEFCINIDQEHREGRGSVSYTDYYSNEDGQIRNCSFGASFNSNLQKIMRTDDLPVDNMDDDEDHTITLKQTEEQKKQDVKQIFEQKEYPSTKSSSGYKKIGRFLVESKEISDEDVRIKEADNIDKTKSPASMKTESFNIEKTQKSKDGVDVMQEQQKKKNFSRSQSVSMPKTPTQKQESNYSYKCTSKISSLSNMSDKDLENWKQSMMESKDPCSIEMKAEEPILTVASSMTGNSSVTIGFNVQDEKKEPDL, encoded by the exons ATGTCTTACACTGAATTGGAACATGGTTATCAG GGTCTACGGAGTGCCAGCCGACCAATTTTCTACGTAGGGGATTTAAATACTGTACAACCAACCCTTGTGGGTCCTGTAGCTTCTTCTATATATCGTTCATCAAAAAGA GCCGAACTGTCGGACGGGTGTAGCAATGATGATGGATGCATGGGTGGAAGCGATTTGGAAGGAGAAGGGAAGCAAGTTTTGGTTGGAATCTGTGCGATGGCAAAAAAATCACAAAGTAAACCAATGAAGGAAATTTTAACAAGATTGGAAGAATTTGAGTACATtaaaatagtagtatttcctgaAGAAGTTATTTTGAAG GAGTCTGTAGAAGATTGGCCAATTGTTGATTGTTTAATAAGCTTCCATAGTAAAGGCTTTCCCCTTGATAAAGCTATAAATTATGCTAATCTTAGAAATCCTTTTATCATCAATAATTTGCCCATGCAATATGACATTCAG GATCGTAGGAGAGTCTATGCTATCTTAGAGAGTGAAGGTATTGAAATCCCAAGATATGCTGTCCTGGATAGAGACTCGTCTGATCCAAAAC ATCATGAACTAGTAGAATCAGAAGATCATGTCGAAGTTAATGGTGTTACATTCAACAAACCGTTTGTGGAAAAACCAGTATCTGCAGAGGATcataatatttacatttattatccTACATCTGCAGGTGGAGGCAGTCAAAGATTATTTAGGAAG ATTGGAAGTCGTAGTAGTGTATATTCACCAGAATCTCGAGTTCGTAAAACAGGTTCTTACATATACGAAGATTTTATGCCAACCGACGGTACAGACGTTAAGGTTTATACCGTGGGTCCAGATTATGCTCACGCAGAGGCAAGAAAAAGCCCTGCATTGGATGGTAAAGTCGAAAGAGATTCAGAAGGAAAAGAAATTCGCTATCCGGTTATACTAAGTAATGCTGAAAAGTTAATTAGTAGAAAAGTGTGCTTAGCTTTTAAACAAACAGTTTGTGGTTTTGATTTACTTAG GGCAAACGGGCAGTCATTTGTGTGCGACGTAAATGGGTTTAGTTTTGTAAAGAATTCTAACAAATATTATGATGACTGTGCAAAGATTTTGGGAAATATGATTTTAAGAGAATTAGCACCCACTTTACATATACCATGGAGCGTTCCTTTTCAATTGGACGATCCGCCTATTGTGCCTACAACATTtggaaaaat GATGGAATTACGATGTGTAGTTGCTGTTATAAGGCATGGAGATCGAACGCCAAAACAGAAAATGAAAGTAGAAGTTCGTCACCCGAA ATTTTTCGAGATATTCGCAAAATACGACGGCTACAAGCATGGTCATATTAAATTAAAGAGGCCTAAGCAATTGCAAGAAATATTGGATACCGCACGTAGTTTATTAGCTGAAATACAACATCGTGCTGCTGGACCTGAATTGGAAGAAAAACAAGGAAAATTAGAACAATTGAAAAGCGTCTTAGAAAT GTACGGTCATTTCTCAGGGATAAATCGCAAGGTACAAATGAAATATCAACCAAGAGGCCGACCAAGAGGAAGTTCATCAGATGATG ATCGACTTGGAGAACCTTCCCTTGTATTGATATTAAAATGGGGTGGAGAACTAACACCAGCCGGCCGTATTCAGGCAGAGGAGTTAGGAAGAATATTTCGCTGCATGTATCCTGGTGGTCAAGGTAGACACCTTAGTG AGGAAGACTCAGAGATGTTACCAAACCACG gtgaTTATGCTGGTGCACAAGGTTTAGGGTTACTTAGACTTCATTCAACATTTCGACATGACTTAAAGATCTATGCAAGTGATGAAGGAAGAGTTCAAATGACAGCAGCAGCCTTCGCAAAAGGTTTACTCGCATTAGAGGGTGAATTAACGCCAATATTAGTGCAGATGGTGAAGAGTGCTAATACTAATGGTCTATTGGACAACGATTGCGATAGTAGTAAATACCAAAATAT GGTAAAAACACGACTTCATGAATTATTACAACAAGACCGAGAATTTACGTGTGAAGACAGAGAACAGATAAATCCTGGTAACGCACTGAGCATTAACGCAGCCATGGATTTTGTTAAAAATCCTGTTCGTTGCTGCCAGCATGTTCATACTTTGATTCAAAAATTAATGGACATTGTTCGTATTAAGAAAGATGATCCTAAAACCAAAG ATGCAATTCTTTATCATGGTGAAACGTGGGAATTAATGGGTCGTCGATGGGGAAAGATTGAGAAGGATTTCTGTACCAAAAATAAGAGGTTCGATATATCGAAAATCCCGGATATTTATGATTGTATAAAGTATGATTTACAACATAACAACCATACGTTGCAATTCGAACACGCGGAGGAATTGTACATTTATTCTAAGTATCTGGCAGATATAGTGATACCACAG gAATATGGATTAACAGTGCAAGAGAAGCTCACCATAGGCCAAGGTATTTGCACTCCTCTACTAAAAAAGATAAGAGCAGATTTGCAGAGAAATATCGAAGAAACTGGAGAAGAAACAGTTAATAGACTCAATCCGAG ATACTCCCATGGAGTTTCTAGTCCCGGTCGGCATGTACGCACAAGACTTTACTTTACAAGTGAAAGCCACGTACATTCTTTGTTGACTGTTTTACGTTATGGTGGTTTACTTGAT GTAATGAAAGATGAACAATGGCGTCGAGCTATGGAGTATGTTAGTATGGTTTCGGAATTAAATTACATGTCTCAAATTGTAGTTATGTTGTACGAAGATCCAACTAAAGATCCTAGCAGCGAAGAACGTTTTCACGTTGAATTGCATTTCAGTCCTGGTGTAAATTGTTGTGTGCAAAAGAATTTACCACCAGGACCAGGTTTTAGACCCCATTCACGCAATGAGAGTAGCCATAATGTA GGTGAAAGTGGTGGTTCTGCTCAAGATACCATTTCACAATGTAGCACCCGAATAGAGGAAGAAGATGTAGAGATGGGAATTTTGGAAGACGATTTTATGAATCCACCATTGCAATCT GAAACACCTCCACGAACAATGGAAACAGATACTGTAGATGCAATGATAGATAGTCCAACAACCAGTAGAGGAGTTGATATGATGGACTTACATCCTAACATGATGGATGAACCATTTGATAGTGGCTTTTTGCAGAGTTCTGCGCCCATTCCAATAAG TGCTAGAACCGTAGCTGGTCATGAAGCAGCAAGACTTGGTAGTCAATTAGCTGCAAGTCAACGTCAACGACGTGATGCAGAAAGAGGCACAATTGTTGAACCACGTGCTCGCAGTTATGATCATCAAAGACAGGACAAGCCCGAGAAAG CTGCGGACAAGCTGCAGTATCAGAGCTTGGACGCGGTCAACAAAGAAG AGAAGCATGTAACAGAGCAACGTTACTTAGAGAGATCTGGCCAGGTTTTGTTAAACGTGCCAACGGAAAAATTCAGTCTGCCACACTCCTTTAGTTCACCGGAGTTTCCAGTTCCTTCGATAAAAACCTCCACTTTGAGATCGACACCCTTGGTGACTTTGCACACATCTCCTCTAATCTCACCGAACAGCCGGAGCTCTGATGTGACGGATATCGTGTTACCAATCCCCACGATTCGTTCTTCGTTTTTCAATATCGATCTCGAACAGTCTTACGATTTTAATCCACCTACTCAGAGTAAGAAATACGGACGTTCTCATTCAGAGACGATTCTTCCTGGGATTGAGCGTAGCGGTGAGTTGATCGATTCCTCGAAACCGCCACCAAGCAATCCGTGGTTAAAGCGATCCTTTTTTTCGTTATCCTTGCACGAAAGAACCCCAAAGACAGTGACATCCGCGGGACGGATCAAACTAGACAAATGTTCTCGTTCATTGTCACCTTACGTACCTAAATGTCTTTGTTATAATTGTAATGTCTCGGAACTGATTCTGAGAAGCAGAGATCTACCGCCTGTCGAGCGTTTCAACTTTGATATCTATTTTGCACGCTCGCTCTCACATAAGTTTTTCAATTGTTCCTGTTACTCGAGCCTCCAGGATGTACCCAGTCGTTTCCCTCGTAGTGTTTCTTTCAATGATAGCTATGGGTGTCACAGAGGAATCACCGGACTAGATCATCCTGATTTACCCTTTGTATATCTAAAGAATAGGCCTCTTGTGTTTCCTGAGAGACAGAGTGCTGCTCCTTATTTAGAGTCAAAGGTCGATCATTGTGTCATACATAAACATCAGTCAAGGGGTCACGATCGCAGTGAATGGATGCTGtttaaggaaaaagaaaagtggAGGTTTGATAAGAATATAATGAGACGAAAATTGAATAGTGATAGTGTAATTGGGAATACACGTGTACCGTTCCGGAAGTTATCCTGTCCCAATGTGAGACCTGGTGACTTTTCTTGTGTTGATTCCGTTTGTTCAGACGAAAATGGTGAAGTTACCGATTGTTCAAAAATGTACAGATGCTGGTCTTGTCCCAATGTGAATTTCCAGTGGCACGATAGCCTGGTACATATACCAAATCATAGTAGTATGCTTTATCATATGTCCCCTGCGCACGATAATGATGTTCACGACGATCACGAGATTCCTCGCAAGTATTACTATCGCTCCAAGAGTCCACGTGAACCGTTCTCCCGACTCCAGCCTCAACGATCCTTCTCATCTCCAGACACACGACCTTCGATCATTCAACCTGACCCTACCTGCACAGCAAGGCGCCACCGTCACAGTATCTCCGGACAGATGAGTTATTTCAAGCTGTTGGGCTACAACGTCAACAAAAAATTGACTGGATCAGCAAACAGTTTGTTCAGCACAGCTGTTATCAGTGGATCCTCCAGTGCGCCAAATCTCAAGGATATGGTACCACCTCATGCCTCTGCTGTTGCTG CAATAGAAGGTTTTGGTGGTGTACCGCCAATAAGACCTTTAGAAACTCTTCACAATGCATTGTCATTACGTCAATTGGATTCCTTTTTGGAAATGATGACCAGTGCGCCTCTGTTTCGAACACCCGCCTCTTCGCCTCCAAAGTATCCTTCACCTGGTGGATCAACCCACGAATCGGTTAACCAAAATATCAATATTGGAGGAGTCAGTCGCGAGTACCACTCTTCCGACCTGGAAGCTGTCAGGTACCGTAAGAAATTAAGTAAACCATCCTT AGATGCAGACATTGATTCTCTTCTTAGGTACATCACGCCAACGCCCATACAGTATAAACCTTCGAACGATGGAGAATCTTGTGATATAAGAAATCAGTTGTCACCAACCAGCCCTAATA GTACTGGATGGAGCAGTGAACCACAATCATTTCTCTCTTCTGAACCCTCATCTCCTGCACCGACTTCAACAGGAGAATGCAGTATGTCTATAAGCTTAATCAGCAATGACgg TGCTCAATCGTTTAATGTGGGTCCTAAATTTTCCACAACTCCCTGCTTGGATGTGGATTTTAAcgaattttgtataaatatcgaTCAAGAGCATAGAGAGGGTCGTGGTAGTGTAtcatatacagattattatagCAATGAAGATGGTCAAATACGAAACTGTAGTTTTGGAGCAAGCTTCAATTCTAATTTACAAAAGATCATGCGTACTGATGATCTTCCGGTTGATAATATGGATGATGATGAGGACCATACTATAACTTTAAAACAAACTGAAGAGCAGAAAAAGCAAGATgtgaaacaaatatttgaaCAGAAGGAATATCCAAGCACAAAATCTAGTAGTGGCTATAAGAAAATTGGaag ATTCCTTGTTGAAAGCAAGGAAATATCAGACGAAGACGTCAGGATTAAAGAAGCAGATAATATAGACAAGACAAAATCACCTGCTTCTATGAAAACTGAATCTTTTAATatagaaaaaacacaaaaaagcAAAGATGGTGTTGATGTTATGCAAGAGCAacagaagaaaaaaaatttttctCGATCTCAGAGTGTTTCTATGCCAAAAACTCCTACACAGAAGCAAGAATCAAATTACAGCTACAAATGTACTTCAAAGATAAGCTCTCTTTCAAATATGTCAGATAAAGATTTGGAGAATTGGAAGCAGAGCATGATGGAATCAAAAGATCCTTGCTCCATAGAAATGAAGGCAGAGGAGCCAATTCTGACTGTAGCAAGTAGCATGACAGGTAACTCTAGCGTGACAATAGGTTTTAATgttcaagatgaaaaaaaagaacctgatctttaa